One stretch of Ostrinia nubilalis chromosome 11, ilOstNubi1.1, whole genome shotgun sequence DNA includes these proteins:
- the LOC135075824 gene encoding pre-mRNA-splicing factor Slu7 — MTTNTRAPVSQILRNKDETGEEDDEPKKKSREDWRKAKELEEARKAGTAPAAVDETGKDINPHIPQYISSAPWYYGTSGPTLKHQRPQEDREAKFTKLDTYYNKGVDTTQVATKFRKGACENCGAMTHKKKDCLERPRKIGARFTNAGIAADEFNQPNLNLSYDGKRDRWNGYDPLQHKAIIEEYQKVEDAKRELRAKKLEQDPSAMEDEDNVEEDEDKYVDEVDMPGTKVDSKQRITVRNLRIREDTAKYLRNLDPNSAYYDPKTRSMRDNPDPEAAESEYAGENFVRFTGDTRSHAAAQVFAWEAQARGLDVHLLAEPTKLQLLQRQYAERKQQFKTQVKQSVLEKYGGEEHLKAPPRELLLAQSEVFTRYNRDGTLVQGPEKQLAKSKYEEDVLINNHTSVWGSYWRDGQWGYKCCHSFIKMSYCVGEAGKSVVLEVQDKDKITASSSAAKESPEKKEKEKSDKSSSDSSSESSSSESEADIRSKTEKTSKKKKNKKKAKKKKRKDLKKEKKEEDKLKKALEKEERQQRHADFLLSVDERKRPYNSMVEVKAPTDQEMEAYMMKRRREEDPMSQFM; from the exons ATGACCACTAATACCAGAGCTCCGGTATCCCAAATATTACGCAATAAAGACGAAACTGGCGAAGAGGATGATGAACCAAAAAAGAAGTCCAGAGAGGACTGGAGGAAAGCCAAGGAGTTGGAAGAGGCTAGAAAAGCTGGAACAGCCCCCGCTGCTGTTGATGAGACAG GCAAAGACATAAATCCGCACATTCCTCAATACATATCCTCGGCGCCATGGTACTACGGCACTTCTGGGCCAACGCTCAAGCATCAACGGCCACAAGAAGACAGGGAGGCCAAATTCACTAAGCTTGACACTTATTACAACAAGGGAGTGGATACG ACTCAAGTAGCCACAAAATTCAGGAAGGGAGCATGTGAGAACTGCGGAGCGATGACACATAAGAAGAAAGATTGCTTAGAAAGACCAAGGAAG ATTGGTGCAAGATTTACAAATGCAGGCATTGCAGCAGATGAATTTAACCAGCCCAACTTGAACTTAAGTTACGATGGCAAAAGGGACCGGTGGAATGGTTACGATCCGCTACAACATAAAGCCATCATTGAAGAGTATCAAAAAGTCGAGGATGCTAAAAGGGAACTGAGGGCAAAGAAATTAGAACAAG aTCCATCAGCAATGGAAGATGAGGATAATGTGGAGGAAGATGAAGACAAATATGTGGATGAGGTTGACATGCCGGGTACCAAG GTGGACTCCAAACAACGTATCACAGTCAGAAATCTGCGTATCAGAGAGGACACAGCGAAGTACTTGAGGAACTTGGATCCCAACTCTGCATACTATGACCCGAAGACGCGCTCTATGAGGGACAACCCTGACCCTGAGGCTGCCGA GTCAGAATACGCGGGCGAGAACTTCGTGCGGTTCACGGGCGACACGCGCTCGCACGCCGCGGCGCAGGTGTTCGCGTGGGAGGCGCAGGCGCGCGGGCTGGACGTGCACCTGCTGGCCGAGCCCACCAAGCTGCAGCTGCTGCAGCGCCAGTACGCCGAGCGCAAGCAGCAGTTCAAGACGCAG GTGAAACAATCAGTCCTGGAGAAGTACGGAGGCGAGGAGCACCTCAAGGCGCCACCACGGGAGCTGCTCCTGGCTCAGAGCGAGGTGTTCACGCGGTACAACAGAGACGGAACGCTGGTGCAGGGACCAGAGAAACAGTTGGCTAA GAGTAAATACGAAGAGGACGTGCTTATAAACAACCACACCAGCGTGTGGGGCTCGTACTGGCGCGACGGGCAGTGGGGCTACAAATGCTGCCACTCCTTCATCAAG ATGTCATACTGCGTGGGTGAAGCCGGCAAGTCGGTGGTATTAGAAGTACAAGATAAGGACAAAATTACCGCTAGTTCCAGCGCCGCCAAAGAATCGCCAGAGAAAAAGGAAAAAG AAAAGTCAGACAAATCATCATCAGACTCAAGCTCGGAAAGCAGTTCGTCAGAATCCGAGGCAGATATCAGATCGAAGACGGAGAAGACAagtaaaaagaagaaaaataagaaaaaagccAAAAAGAAGAAGAGGAAGGACCTCAAAAAGGAGAAAAAGGAAGAGGATAAACTCAAAAAG GCTCTCGAGAAAGAAGAGAGACAGCAGAGGCACGCAGACTTCCTTCTGTCTGTGGACGAGCGCAAGCGGCCGTACAACAGCATGGTGGAAGTCAAAGCGCCTACTGACCAGGAAATGGAGGCCTATATGATGAAGCGACGGCGCGAGGAAGACCCCATGAGCCAGTTCATGTGA
- the LOC135076063 gene encoding sorting nexin-12, whose amino-acid sequence MMAEDTTADATRRLNVKKQTLDDAYAAPANFLEIDVVNPVTTMGVGKKRYTDYEVRMRTNLPVFKVKESSVRRRYSDFEWLRNELERDSKIVVPPLPGKALKRQLPFRGDDGIFEEEFIEDRRKGLEVFINKIAGHPLAQNERCLHMFLQDPTIDKNYVPGKIRNT is encoded by the exons ATGATGGCTGAGGACACAACAGCCGACGCAACCAGAAGGTTAAATgttaaaaaacagactttagaCGACGCTTACGCGGCGCCGGCAAACTTCCTCGAGATCGATGTAGTGAACCCAGTGACAACTATGGGAGTAGGGAAAAAACGCTACACGGATTACGAAGTTCGCATGAGG aCCAATCTACCTGTGTTCAAAGTTAAAGAGTCAAGCGTAAGACGGCGGTACAGTGACTTTGAATGGCTGAGAAATGAATTGGAAAGAGATAGTAAG ATTGTAGTTCCACCTTTGCCAGGCAAAGCGCTAAAGAGACAGCTACCTTTCCGTGGAGATGATGGTATATTCGAAGAGGAATTCATTGAAGACCGCAGAAAAG GACTAGaagtgtttatcaacaaaataGCCGGACACCCACTGGCGCAGAACGAACGGTGCCTTCATATGTTTCTCCAGGACCCCACCATTGACAAAAATTACGTACCAGGAAAAATACGCAACACATAA
- the LOC135075825 gene encoding cAMP and cAMP-inhibited cGMP 3',5'-cyclic phosphodiesterase 10A-like, translated as MYDPNSRGVKSTKSRLTTINQNEDSESRNLYSGNLSKVHSHFLVPSEKLDKVTRRVIAPYAQIERKGLKEEEAKEGRYLDMNRFNVFLEDTVDLDSLLYETAMVLKTVTNSSGVFVYIVDPVKNEIVLMPHNTKMPERHEVNIPIEEGKVAAAHVAFTKEFLLLPDVQRDRRFAEGLKWVDAKVALCMPVIKPDGHCYAVLELYRTYSDPYTDAVVYTVVSVACWAGAAVHQAQARITLQKTGHLNNELRSLLQSYFCDLASIDTMLTDMLAVVKSFMGAMRSSFFIVDKEHVGEHLQADMWDDGWAAEKTTMPKKKVKINLSQEQTPAGLVARTGKALNVRDAYKDPRFSKEIDPTTGTVVRSCLVSPIMDKHGVIGVVQLTNKTNTQPFNEEDEMIFNVFVSYCSLIVHFYNMQQKKIYHDNMNKVYYELMRLHLKPCRHDFEELMETNGIVLPPNNFKTYDYHISEGSKEEMAGLVCYMYMETFADRNFERNQLADFALTILRCYRNNPYHNAEHAFCFTHTMYLILTSNAGYFDFVETVALMLSGLCHDLDHPGYNNNFLALCKHPLAHMYKSSMLEYHHYFLAKKIIEDKNILAKLPAIDRERIMEEIKYDILCTDLAVYFQIRAQLTPLVADHSFDWGDNSHRRMLKGILMTTSDLSGCCKPFGVAKSIAESVYEEFYNQGDKERAMGYTPLSMMDRRRSVNQPAEQIQFLSVVVLPCLLLLQNIFPSTGPLTDKCRKTQEAWREEIEIRGQKLWRQDDSVAGNRSRFYIKSKSEDLS; from the exons atgTACGATCCGAATTCAAGGGGCGTTAAATCTACCAAAAGCAGACTTACTACAATCAATCAGAATGAGGACAGCGAGAGTAGAAATCTATATTCGGGGAACTTATCCAAAGTGCACTCCCATTTCTTGGTGCCTTCGGAAAAGTTGGATAAGGTCACGAGGCGCGTCATAGCTCCATATGCTCAGATAGAGAGAAAGGGCTTGAAGGAGGAGGAAGCGAAAGAGGGCAGATATCTGGACATGAACAGATTCAACGTCTTCTTAGAGGACACGGTTGATCTGGATTCCCTTCTTTACGAAACTGCTATGGTTTTGAAGACTGTTACTAACAGCTCAG GCGTTTTCGTTTACATAGTGGACCCAGTCAAAAACGAAATCGTTCTGATGCCTCATAATACTAAAATGCCTGAACGTCACGAAGTGAACATACCAATTG AGGAGGGCAAAGTGGCCGCAGCACACGTGGCCTTCACCAAAGAGTTCCTGCTCCTCCCAGACGTGCAGCGCGACAGACGGTTCGCCGAGGGCCTGAAGTGGGTGGACGCGAAGGTGGCGCTCTGCATGCCGGTCATCAAGCCAGACGGACACTGCTATGCTGTGCTGGAGCTGTATAGGACGTATTCTGATCCATACACTGAT GCTGTAGTATACACAGTGGTAAGCGTGGCGTGCTGGGCCGGCGCCGCTGTGCACCAGGCCCAGGCCCGCATCACGCTGCAGAAGACCGGCCATCTGAACAACGAACTGCGCTCGCTTCTGCAGAGCTACTTCTGCGATCTGGCCTCTATTGACACTATGCTCACTGATATGTTG GCTGTGGTGAAATCTTTCATGGGTGCCATGAGGAGCAGCTTCTTCATCGTGGACAAGGAACACGTGGGGGAACACCTTCAAGCTGACATGTGGGACGATGGCTGGGCTGCTGAGAAGACCACTATGCCTAAGAAGAAGGTTAAAATTAA CTTAAGTCAAGAGCAGACCCCAGCAGGCTTGGTGGCGCGGACTGGCAAGGCGCTGAACGTGCGAGACGCGTACAAGGACCCCCGGTTCAGTAAGGAGATCGACCCCACCACAGGCACCGTTGTGCGATCGTGTCTGGTCTCGCCTATCATGGACAAACATGGGGTTATTG GCGTGGTCCAACTCACGAACAAGACGAACACGCAGCCATTCAACGAGGAGGACGAAATGATATTCAACGTGTTCGTCAGCTACTGCTCCCTCATCGTGCACTTCTACAATATGCAGCAGAAGAAGATTTACCAT GACAACATGAATAAGGTCTACTACGAGCTGATGCGTCTCCACTTGAAGCCTTGTCGTCACGACTTCGAAGAGCTCATGGAAACCAACGGGATTGTCTTGccgccaaataattttaaaac CTACGACTACCACATCAGCGAGGGCAGCAAGGAGGAGATGGCGGGGCTGGTGTGCTATATGTACATGGAGACCTTCGCCGACCGCAACTTCGAGAGGAACCAGCTGGCCGACTTCGCTTTGACTATACTAAG ATGCTACCGCAACAACCCGTACCACAACGCGGAACACGCGTTCTGTTTCACGCACACCATGTATCTGATTCTCACCAGCAACGCGGGCTACTTCGACTTCGTTGAG ACGGTGGCGTTGATGCTGTCAGGCCTGTGTCACGACCTGGACCACCCTGGGTACAATAATAACTTCCTGGCACTGTGCAAGCACCCGCTTGCGCACATGTACAAATCCTCCATGCTGGAGTACCACCACTACTTCCTCGCTAAGAAGATCATTGAG GACAAGAACATCCTAGCCAAGCTGCCAGCGATAGACCGCGAGCGTATCATGGAGGAGATCAAGTACGACATCCTGTGCACCGACCTGGCGGTCTACTTCCAGATTCGGGCACAGCTGACGCCGCTGGTCGCAGACCACTCTTTTGATTGGGGCGATAACTCGCATAGGAGGATGCTGAAG GGCATCCTCATGACCACCAGTGACTTATCAGGATGCTGCAAGCCGTTTGGGGTAGCGAAATCGATAGCCGAATCGGTTTACGAAGAGTTTTACAATCAG GGCGACAAGGAGCGCGCTATGGGCTACACTCCGCTCAGCATGATGGACCGACGGCGCAGCGTGAACCAGCCGGCGGAACAGATCCAGTTTCTGTCGGTGGTGGTGCTGCCGTGCCTGCTGCTGCTGCAGAACATCTTCCCGAGCACCGGCCCGCTGACCGACAAGTGCAG GAAGACGCAGGAAGCTTGGCGCGAAGAAATCGAGATCCGCGGCCAGAAGCTGTGGAGGCAGGACGACTCCGTGGCCGGCAACCGCAGCCGATTCTACATCAAGTCCAAATCCGAGGACCTTAGCTAA